A DNA window from Macadamia integrifolia cultivar HAES 741 chromosome 4, SCU_Mint_v3, whole genome shotgun sequence contains the following coding sequences:
- the LOC122076360 gene encoding uncharacterized protein At5g49945-like, whose amino-acid sequence MPMLMSTPSGTSSPSSPSSLSSTKSSLAAPSSPLQLTSKASATKANQSPSSPPSVPSPKASAFDYWDEDEFEGIPITEPTLVTTETANKSSPAEDTKPSKPPAKPRSFIIEVACISFLICFVINYFTGKRENEKIALAWAAKFATKDSIFDENFSLMGTGDGKPPLLLKEGQSVFKFYVSGRRFCRGWWLPWSSRFGLKGETMSALTFNAKPTATDDRAAFTVWETQGLEDVG is encoded by the exons ATGCCGATGCTGATGTCGACACCCTCTGGTACATCCTCGCCCTCCTCTCCGTCATCTCTGTCCTCGACCAAGAGCTCACTCGCTGCTCCGTCCTCGCCGCTACAGTTGACTTCGAAGGCTTCGGCGACGAA AGCCAACCAATCACCTTCGTCACCGCCCTCTGTTCCCTCACCCAAAGCATCAGCCTTTGACTACTGGGACGAAGACGAATTCGAAGGAATTCCGATCACCGAACCCACACTAGTGACGACAGAAACTGCCAACAAATCTTCCCCGGCGGAAGATACGAAACCCAGTAAGCCACCTGCAAAGCCCAGGTCTTTCATTATCGAGGTCGCCTGCATCAGTTTCTTGATTTGTTTCGTGATCAATTACTTTactgggaagagagagaatgagaagatTGCTTTGGCTTGGGCTGCCAAGTTTGCCACTAAGGATTCGATCTTTGACGAGAATTTTAGTTTAATGGGTACTGGTGATGGGAAGCCGCCATTGTTGTTGAAAGAAGGGCAGAGTGTGTTCAAGTTCTATGTTAGTGGGAGGAGGTTCTGTCGGGGTTGGTGGCTACCATGGAGCTCCAGATTCGGCCTTAAGGGAGAGACGATGTCGGCTCTGACCTTTAACGCGAAGCCAACGGCGACAGACGATAGAGCAGCGTTTACGGTCTGGGAAACACAGGGACTGGAAGATGTAGGCTAA
- the LOC122076085 gene encoding transcription factor bHLH35-like isoform X2: MENVEEDYNLYWETKMFFQNEEFDSWGFDEGNEAISGYYDSSSPDGTASASSPAAKNILSERNRRKKLNERLFALRAVVPNISKMDKASIIKDAIEYIQELQDQEKRIQAEIKELESGKLKKNQYSTDSEIQNPVRVRSKKKRIDQSFGSGGSRSPSVELLELRVSHVGEKTLVVSLTCGKKTDTIVKLCEVFESLKLRIITANITAFSGRLLMTVFVEADEEEKDHLKMRIEATISALSETQSSMSY; this comes from the exons ATGGAGAACGTTGAAGAGGATTACAATCTCTATTGGGAAACGAAGATGTTCTTCCAGAATGAAGAATTTGACAg TTGGGGATTCGACGAAGGGAACGAAGCGATCTCTGGATACTATGATTCAAGTTCTCCAGATGGAACAGCGTCAGCTTCGTCGCCTGCTGCGAAGAATATTTTATCGGAAAGGAATCGGAGGAAGAAGCTCAATGAGAGGCTTTTTGCACTTAGAGCAGTTGTCCCCAACATTAGCaag ATGGATAAGGCATCCATAATTAAAGACGCAATCGAGTATATCCAAGAGCTGCAAGATCAAGAGAAGAGAATCCAAGCTGAAATAAAAGAGCTTGAATCGGGAAAATTGAAGAAGAATCAGTACAGTACTGATTCTGAAATCCAAAATCCAGTTCGTGTGAGATcgaaaaagaagagaattgaTCAGAGTTTTGGGTCTGGAGGATCAAGAAGCCCTTCAGTTGAACTCTTGGAG CTTAGGGTTTCACATGTAGGGGAGAAGACATTAGTTGTGAGCTTAACCTGTGGGAAGAAAACAGATACTATTGTGAAGCTTTGCGAGGTTTTTGAGTCATTGAAGCTTAGAATCATCACAGCCAACATCACTGCCTTTTCTGGAAGACTATTGATGACGGTGTTCGTTGAG GctgatgaagaggagaaagatcACTTGAAGATGAGGATTGAAGCAACCATATCAGCTCTTAGTGAAACACAAAGTTCTATGAGCTATTAG
- the LOC122076085 gene encoding transcription factor bHLH35-like isoform X1: MENVEEDYNLYWETKMFFQNEEFDSSWGFDEGNEAISGYYDSSSPDGTASASSPAAKNILSERNRRKKLNERLFALRAVVPNISKMDKASIIKDAIEYIQELQDQEKRIQAEIKELESGKLKKNQYSTDSEIQNPVRVRSKKKRIDQSFGSGGSRSPSVELLELRVSHVGEKTLVVSLTCGKKTDTIVKLCEVFESLKLRIITANITAFSGRLLMTVFVEADEEEKDHLKMRIEATISALSETQSSMSY; this comes from the exons ATGGAGAACGTTGAAGAGGATTACAATCTCTATTGGGAAACGAAGATGTTCTTCCAGAATGAAGAATTTGACAg CAGTTGGGGATTCGACGAAGGGAACGAAGCGATCTCTGGATACTATGATTCAAGTTCTCCAGATGGAACAGCGTCAGCTTCGTCGCCTGCTGCGAAGAATATTTTATCGGAAAGGAATCGGAGGAAGAAGCTCAATGAGAGGCTTTTTGCACTTAGAGCAGTTGTCCCCAACATTAGCaag ATGGATAAGGCATCCATAATTAAAGACGCAATCGAGTATATCCAAGAGCTGCAAGATCAAGAGAAGAGAATCCAAGCTGAAATAAAAGAGCTTGAATCGGGAAAATTGAAGAAGAATCAGTACAGTACTGATTCTGAAATCCAAAATCCAGTTCGTGTGAGATcgaaaaagaagagaattgaTCAGAGTTTTGGGTCTGGAGGATCAAGAAGCCCTTCAGTTGAACTCTTGGAG CTTAGGGTTTCACATGTAGGGGAGAAGACATTAGTTGTGAGCTTAACCTGTGGGAAGAAAACAGATACTATTGTGAAGCTTTGCGAGGTTTTTGAGTCATTGAAGCTTAGAATCATCACAGCCAACATCACTGCCTTTTCTGGAAGACTATTGATGACGGTGTTCGTTGAG GctgatgaagaggagaaagatcACTTGAAGATGAGGATTGAAGCAACCATATCAGCTCTTAGTGAAACACAAAGTTCTATGAGCTATTAG